The genome window GGTCTTGTTCGCCCGTCATGCTTGTCGCGGACTGATCGCTTGAGGTTTGAATTTCTGGGGTAGGAGATTGGTGGGGGAAAAGATGGTGATTGCCAAGGTTGACTGAGAGTGGCGAGTGTGAGAGAGCTACGGCTGACTGAAGACAGCATATATCTGCCTGCATCTACATGGATCGAGATCGCCGGAGCACGACACGAAGTGAGAGGACCAATGGTGTTTCGGTAGTCCGTAACGTCCGAGTTGCGGAGATAATTCCCAGGTCAAGCGCGTGGTGAATCAAGTTGCGGAGATAAAACAGGATTCTGCTATGCCAGCCATGCGGGGCAGAGATATGGCATGCGGGGCTGAGGCGGGCGTGCGGACATAGGTGGGGGAAGTGCAGAGGCACCTGTCAACCGGTCGGGTGATCATATCCGGATTGGACGCAGCTGGAACAGAACGGCTCGTAAATTATCTGTGAAGGCCAAGACAGGACTGCACCCCATCAATTCACCAGCAACATGTCCGACTTTGTCCAAGGAGCCTGCCTCTGCAAGGGGGTCAAGTTTGCCGTCAAAGGCAGCCCGGACAACGTATTCATCTGCTATTGTACGCACTGCTCTAAAAACGCTGGGGCACCCGGTCAGATCGTGAGTCGATCAGGTAACAAAGTCTCCAGTACGCAGCTTACTCCCTGGTGGCCAAATTCACCAAAGAAAGCGTTCAAGTTTACGAGGGTGGCGACCTCCTGAAAACTTGGAACTTGCGTGACAACCTTAGCGGGTTTGACAAACTCAAGGTGTTCTGTGGCCAGTGCGGGTGCACGCTGTGGACAATTCCAATGAAACACAATGGCAGTCATTGGATTGTACGGACATCGCTACTTGAGGACGGGTAAGTGCTGTCTTGTCTCAGCTGCTCGTATCCTGGTGCCACTTTGCTGACACTTTGTGGGACAGTCTGGAGAAGTTCCCATATAAGGCCGAATTCTTTGCGTCGAGGAAAGTGCCAGTGGTGCAGCACGGGGTCAAATCATTTGCGACAATGCCAGGAGTATGATGATACCGTATTTAGCGATTCTGACTCGAAGCATGCCAATTATCCCAAGCCGTTGTGAACCAGTGGCAGTTCAGATATCTTGCTGTACGCCCAAACTAGAGGACTTAGTAGAATTGAGCGATACAATGCAAGTTCAGATGTTTTGCACCCTGCTGGATCGACTTCTCTGAATGGTATAGCAATCCAATGGTCTATGGGGGGCTAGCCAGGTCATTATCCTACTCAAAAGCCATCTTGTTCTTAACGCTtccgagctcctcgaccctCACCTCGACCACATCTCCGTCCTTCAACCACTTGGGCTCCTTCATGCCCATGGCCACACCGGCTGGCGTGCCCGTCATGATGATCGTCCCCTTCTCCAACGTGGTCCCCTGGCTGATAAAGGCCACAATCTTCTCGACGCCAAACAGCAAGTCGCTCGTATTGGTGTCCTGCCTGAGCTCGCCGTTGACCCACGTCTGCAGGCGAAGGTTCCCAGCATTGCCGACCACCTTGGGCGAGACAAGCATAGGACCCAGCGGCGCAAACTTGTCGAAGCCCTTACTGAAGCACCACTGCGGGACACCACCTGCAAATGCTGGGTCGCGCTGCCACTTTCGGGCCGACACATCGTTGGACGATACGTAGCCGGCAACGTGGTCAAGGGCCTCCAACTCCGGAATGTCCTTGCCCGTCTTGCCGATGACGATGCACAGCTCACCCTCGTAGTCAAGCTGGTCTTCCTGTGCGATACGAGGGATGGCCACGTCCTCGTTGAAAGAGGCAACAGAAGTGCGGGGCTTGATGAAGATGGAGGGGTAGGGGGGTGGCTTGCGGCCGCCCTCTTGAACTGGAGGCGGAGTCAGCACATTCCTAGAGAGAGAAAACTAACTGTGTTTGATATAGTTGAGACCGACGCACTTGACAATGGGCACATCGTCGGCAGTGAGAAGGCCGAGTACCTTCACCACCTTGGTCACTTTTGAAGTCTGCGTAACATTGAAAATGTCGCTGCCGCCATAGACGGTCGCTTCGAGGGCACCCTTCGCCACGGCATCGTCGAAGGCGTCGGCGGATGTGACATTGGGTTCTCCGAAGACCGCCTTGCCGGACTCGTCCTGGAAGCGGATAAGGCGGTTGAAGGGCATTTTGATTGTGATGAGTAGCCTTGCGATTCAAGTGGAGGATTGGTCCCGAGCGAGATGCCCACTGTCGGTAGAAATCGAGTTGCGCTTTGACAGAAGGTGGGGTTCTCCAAGAGCCCGGCCCGTAGGTATAAGACGGACGCCAGCTGGATTTTGGACATGGCTTTGTTCGGCTCGTGGGGCATGCACGACTATGCAGCGTGGTGAGTTACCTTATCTCCGCTCCCGTgtgtgtgggtgtgggcCCCGGCCGCCTCTTCCCCGCAACACTCCGCTGCTCAGCGGCGCACTTCCCGCCAAGGGTAAAAACGCAAGGATTACTGCCAATTAGCCAATCTGATCAGCTCGGATGTGGGctgccaccaccaccgccgtTTTGCAATGCGACGATGCGTCTGGTGACTGAGAGAGTCCTGGAGGGTTAGAGTCATGCGAGACATGCGGAGGCGGCAGACGAAGGGCAACGGTGATGAGCGAGCACGGCGGGTGGATAGGTAGTTTATCGAACGCAACACGCTTATTGTCAATTGCGATATGAGCATCTAGGGAACTATGCATTGTGGAAGCGGCTATCGTGAACAGCTATCCGGTGGGTTCAAAAATCCCTAGTCTAATCCTTTGCTTGGGCTCTGCAAAGGATGCTACTCGACGACATCACTGGGTGATCTTGATCAGAATCTTGCCCGTAGTCCTGCGTCCTTCCAGATCCTGCCAGTTAGAATGTGGTCAAAACCCCATATACACTCGCCCGGACTCACCTTGTGAGCTTGCTTCAGGTCTGAGAGCGAGTAGTAACCGTGGATATTGACCTTCAAAGCCCCAGATGTGAGGAGACCGAAGAGGAGGTTCGAGTATTCCTCAAACTCCTCACGGGTGGCAATGTAGCCAAACAGCGTCGGACGAGCGATCTTGACACACTTTGGTGAGAGGCGGCTGAAGATGCGTGAGCAAGTCTTCACCGCTAGCGCCAGTTCTCACGCTTAGCATGCGAAAAATACTCACTTGAGTGGCATGGGCGGGATTGGACCGCTCGAGTTGCCAAACCAAACGACGGTGCCCTTGCGCTTGACCACTTCAAGGCTTCCCTCCCAAGTATCCTTACCCACCGAGTCGTAGACAACATCGACACCGTTTCCACCAGTGATCGCCTTAACGGCCGAAACCCagtccttgccgtccttgctcCTGTAGTCGATCACATGGTCGGCTCCGAGACTCTTCACCAAGGCGCACTTCTCCGGCCCCCCAGCTGTGCCGATAACTTTGGCGCCGATGTGCTTCAAAACCTGCGTCATGAGGAAGCCGGCACCGCCAGCGGCAGCATGAAGCAGAACCCAGTCTCcttccttgacctcgtACGTCTCCTTTGACAGCGCCAGAACCGTCAGTCCGCTCATGAACGCAGCCGTCGCATCCGCGTACGACAGCCCATCCGGAAGCTTGATCGTCTTGTCAGCAGGGACGGCAGAGTACTCGGCATATCCAGCGTTGGCAAGCCAAATCACGCGGTCACCGACGCTAAGGCAAGAGCTCTCTGTGCCCTGACCGAGAGCGGCAACAGTGCCGGCCGCttcgcggccgaggacctcgggcttgggcgATGGGTACAGTCCAGTACGGAAGTAGGTGTCGATGAAGTTGATGCCGGAGATTTCGTTCTTGACGAGCACTTGGCCCTCGCCGGGCGTCGGTACAGAATGGTCGGTGCGGAAAGAGAGGACTTCAGGACCGCCGGTAGTCTCCACTATGACGGCACGCTGTTTCGAGGGGATCGACATGTTGTTGACTTTGCTCTGAGAGATAATGGAAGGATGCTTGAGGCGAGCGGTGGATAGACAAACGACCAGACACTTGGAGGAGATGTTGAAACTACTTACAATACCAGTTGTGGTGGAATCacaggtggaggcggagatATGGCGGGATGGGCAATCAGACGGCAATTCGGCAATTCGGCAATCGGCAGCCGACTTGGCCGATAGTGCCGTCACCATGAACTTTGAATGCCGTTCAACCGTGCATAAAGACCGACCTGCATTCCCATTCCCAACACGGCCCACAATACAACCTTGTCAACTCTCCCTCACCATGTCTTTCCACTCTTGCTGTCTCCAAGGTGTCAAGTGGGACGCCACTCCCCAAGGACGCGAGGAGAATCAAGGCAACCAGAAGTACTATGTCATCGGCAGCAACCCTCATGTCGCCATTATGGTCATCCATGATCTCTACGGCTGGACTTTCAACAACATTCGTCTTCTGGCCGACCAGTAcgcggacgaggttggAGCCACAGTCTATGTGCCAGACTTGTGAGTTTTCTTACTCACCCTTATCCCCTCGTCCTGTCCCGCTGACTCTAGCTTCGGCGGAACCGTGCTGCCCGCGGATCTTATTGACAACCCTGCCGATTGGGTCAAGCTTGACCTGCCCAACTTTATGGCTCGCAACGCCAAGGACGTCCGCAAGCCCGAGATGATCGCGTTCAGTCAATTCCTGAGGAGTCAGCACCGCCGTGTGGGTGCTATCGGCTTCTGTTACGGCGGCTGGGCGGTCTTCCAGCTTGGCGCCAAGACAACAGATGGCAGCCCCCCGCTCGTCGACTGCATTTCCACGGCGCATCCTACGTTTTTGACCAACGAGGAAATCAGCAATGTCGGCGTGCCGGTGCAGATCTGCGCGCCGGAGGTTGATCCCCAGTTCacggccgagctcaaggcgtACACGCTTGCCGAGATACCAAAGCTTGGTGTGCCGTTCGAATATCAATACTTTCCGGGCCTGGTGCATGGGTTTGCAGTGAAGGGAAACAGGGAGGATGCGGCCGAGATGAAGGGCTTGCAGAGGGCCatgagggcggcggtggggtGGTTCAGAGAATGGCTGGTTGCGGCTTAGGGTAATCAGTAGAATCTCGTAGTGTGGTCATGACAGAATATCCCAACTCTTCCTCAAAGTGCTCTTCTCCTTGTTGCCGAACGTTCTGATCCTTAAGCCCCGTGAGAGTCCGTAAGAGCGGAGACTTGTACAACAAGTCCCCTAGATTGGTAGCATCGGTAGCCTGTCAGGTCGCGTGCAACAACCCCGCGATAACTAGGCTGTCAATTGTCAGAAAACTTCCAACAAGCCTGCAGCGGACCATGCGAGTTTTGATCCAGTTGCCGGCCGAACTGGAACCAGGACCTGTATGAGCGGCAATCCCGCAATTCCGCATCATCACCGCCTTCACTGTTTGCGGAGATAAGTCCGCCCTTTAGCCGTTTCTCCGTCGACCCTGGCAACAGAGACGATTCAGTTTCGGAGATGATCGATGAGTCACCACGTATGGCGTATGGCGCATATGGGAGCGCATTTCGTCATCGACTCTGTTGCGGTCGGAAAGTGAGATGTCAATAATCTGTAAGCTGAGGTTGTCAGTGGGCGACTTATGAATGAATGCATACAATGCATTGTGCTGATGTGTGAGGAACAGATATAACGTTGAGAGCATACGTGAGTAATCTAGcaccccaccccaaccGAGAAGACGCTCCATCGCATCACAATATGGGCTCCGTTAGCAACCTCCCGACCTTAAATCCCGTCTCAAAGCtcccgccttcctcgccgtaAGTCCTTGTCAAATCGCCGTCCCAAGTACTCCCCAACATATCAGAAGCGCTGACCTGCCACAGATGGACGCCTTCCACACTCCGATCCCGCTTCGTTTCCGCCCTCTCGGACATGTACCGCACCGAGGTTCCTCTCTACGGTAACCTCGTCGCGattgtcggcgaggtcgatgcTAAGGTTCTCGCTGCTCGCGGAGAAGAACCCTCTTCTCTGCCCGTCCGAAACTCGGTTGAACGTCACGGCGCCATTCGACTCGGTACGGCATGTGAAATGCGCCTCATCTTGCGGCTATTTGCGTTGCTGGGAATGCACCCCGTGGGGTACTACGACCTTTCTGTCGTCGGGTTTCCCTTGCATGGTACAGCTTTCCGGCCAGTgagcgaggatgagctcCGCAAGAATCCCTTCCGCGTGTTCACCACCGTCCTTCGTCCAGGCCTAATCGCCTCCACGACAGTTCGAAAGCTCGCAGAGAACATTCTCGCCGAGCGTCAACTATTCTCGCCCGCTCTCTGTTCCTTGCTAGACAAAGCCGACAACCCCGAGGGTGTACTCTCCCTCACCGCTTCCGACGCCGACACTCTCATTGCTGAATCGCTCAAAATCTTCAAATGGCACTCTCGCTCAACTGTGCCCTTGCGGACCTACCGCAGGCTCATGAGAGAGCATCCGATGGTGGCGGATGTTGTCTGCTTTCCCAGCGCACATATCAACCATCTCACGCCACGCACTCTTGACATCGACGCTGTGCAGGCCGAGATGGTCAATCAGGGACTACCGGCCAAGGAAAGCATCGAGGGGCCACCCGCAGGGCGCAAGTGCGAGATACTGCTCAGGCAAACAAGCTTCAAGGCCTTGGAAGAAAAGGTTGCGTtcgttggcggcgacgacgctggAGAGTACAGCAGTGGGACCGAGTCGAACGGGGGTACGACTCGGAAGACGGTAGACGGGACCCATACCGCGAGGTTCGGGGAAGTGGAGCAGCGGGGAGCGGCTGTGACCaggaagggaagggagcTGTACGATCAGTTGCTTGCAGAGGCGACTGCGCAGCTGGAGAGATGGAAGCAGGAagggaagaagaaggagctcAACGAGGCACTGGCTACGACGTTCAGGGCCTATCCCGACGACTGGGACCAGCTGAGGACGCAAGGGCTTGTGTACTTCCGGTACAAAGTTGCCAAGGAGTCGGCCTCCAAGTCCGGCGCTGTTCAGGAGGGGCTCGCTGCTGGGCAGCTCGTCGATATGGAAGCCCTCCTACGCGCCGGTGCCGTCGTTTGCGAACCAATCACGTACGAAGACTTCCTTCCACTTTCTGCCGCTGGCATTTTCACATCGAATCTCAGCCTTGGTGGGCCTAACGAGGCGACCGAGAGGAAGTtggagaagatggaggagcAGAGCAACGCTAGCCGTGCCGAACTGGAGCAGTTGCTCGGATGTGTCATCCCGAGTGAGATTGACCTGTACGATGAGTTGCAAGCCGCCAGTGTGAAAGCGTGTGAGGAGGCACTGGGTTTGAGCAAGATCGTGCTGGCTGCTTGAGAATCGAGCCAATTGCCAGGCCAGGGCGCAGTTCGATTTAGCTGGAGGTAGATATGAAATTGATTAGACATTACAATGACTGGACCTGTTTTGTTGACTGTGATTTGCTTGGTCTGACGGCTGACAGCTCATGGATGCATGGATGAGGGGACGGCTCACGTGGCAACCACCCAGCCACCACCCCCGCCTTACCCCCGTACGCCCCCGTACCTTGTCcgccatcaccaccacATCTCCACCACATCTCCGCCCACTTGATGTATCAACTTTTTCCCACCTACTGTTATCACCACTCATGGCGGAGCCATCATCCAAACGGGCCCGACCAAACGTCCCCGATCGTGACGACCCGGCGGCTCGCGGTCCCAGACACCCCGCGACACGGAAACGGGCCCCATTGGCCTGCGAGGAATGTCGCGTTCGCAAGAGACGATGTGATGGAGCGGTCCCCATCTGCGGCGGTTGCACAAAGCGAAAGACAACCTGCATTTACCTGGCCGAGCTCCGGGAACGGTCTTGGCAGCAAGGGTGAGTGAAAACCCCTTTTGTTCGAGCCCAGATGTCTCGCTAGCATGGTGTATGAATGCTGATTGACCATGTAGCATGATCCAATCGCTGCGGAGTCGGCTGGGCGAGTTAGAAGAGGCCGAACGATtgcaacagcagcagcagtcCAACAACGTGGGCGACCAGACCGACtcccagcgccgccgcacaACACGTAGGGACCCCGTTCTCGATCGGGAACCAACGTCAGATGTCGAACAAGGCGTGAGCAATCAGAACGCTGGCCACGAAGCATCCACGCAAGCTTGTAATACCATTGCCACCCAAAACCCGAGTCTCGCCAACGCGTCGGGAATGGATATGGAGACGTGGCTTTTCGATGATGCGAGAGCAACAGCCTCCCCGAGGCCAGGGTCTCCCGGCAACAACGGTGTaggcgcgctcggcacaGCCCAGTCACCACCGCTTCCGGCCACCGACGTCAATAGGCCTGGCACCCAAGAGTTACCGGCTGTTGCACACGTCCCTGGCTCTTCGACTGTCTGGGTTGGCAACGTGGGCCGCCCTTCATCACAAGCGAGTCCTTCCGCATCGTCTCATCGCCTTGAGGCTCCCAACACCCAAACGCTGATGAGCCCAATCGATCGTACGATTAGCCTAGTGTCGGCCCCCATACACTCCGGTCTGAAGACTGTTTCTTCTGTCGCAGGAGCAGCATCTGCGGTCCCGCAGAAATGCACCTGCGACCGCTTTCTGCGAACAACGCAGTGGACTCTACCACTTCGGCGACAGGCGGATGATCTGGTCCGGCTCTACTTCACTCGGGTCCACCGGACGTACACTATCCTTCATCGACCGACGTTTATGAAGCAATACGAACAGTTATGGGAACCGGCGCCTTCGGGGACTGAACTCTCGCCCTACGCTTCCAATTGCTTGGGTCTGTGCAGGCAGAAGGGCCTCGACAAGACCTTTCCCGCCATGGTCAACGTTGTCTTTGCACTGGCGTCCTTGTTCGGGCCGAACCCACCGGAACAGAACTCGGCACGAGCCGAGGCCTTCTTCAACGTCACCCAACAAATCGATCTGCTAGACGTCATtgacgaggatggaggCATCGAGCTGGTTCAGTTGCTCCTCCTGATGGGCTATTACCTTCAGACAACGGAGAAGTTCTCAAAGTGCTGGAATATTGCTGGCCTTGCCATCCGCATGGCCCAGAACATGGGGCTGCAATTGAGCCCAAACGATGCCCGACGAAAAGGTTGCCCAACTCCATCTCTAACTCAGCGGGAGGTGGAGATGCGAGTGCGTGTCTGGTACGGCTGTGTCTTGCTCGACCGGGAGATCTCTGCGCTGTTTGGACGAACGTCGATGATTCGAAGCGATCAACTTCGACTCCCGTTGCCAGAGGCCattgacgacgagtacctcagcgaggacaaggcgaAGCGGAATTCCCAGCCGGAAAACTGTCCGAGTACAGTGGAGTCATTTATCGAGACCATCAAGCTTTACGCCATTCTTGGTCAGGTTTTGGACAGGGACGAGTCGACAGATATGGCAAGAACCCCGCGGCCCGACGCGTTGTCCAGCGGCCATGCCGATGCCCAGTCATTGTTGGACCTGGACACGATGATCATGGAGTGGCGGGACTCTCTTCCCCCACACCTCCAGTACGACCCTACAGCGGAAGATGGCCGGTCAGGTAATGCTCTGATTCCGGACGGCTTTttggcgccggcgctgcGACTTCATGTAAGGTATGAGTGTACACAATACGTCGCAAAGATATCTTGCTATGGTGTTGGCTAATGATCCAGATTTCTTCATGTCCGAgtcctcatcctccgtGGGGCCCTCGAACACCTCCTGAAGCAACGGCACATATTTCCGCCCACACAAGCGAAGACGAGCCCCGGTGTTGGGCGGGTTCAAGATTGGATGCTATCCGGAATTGCGGCGCAATGCGTCTTGTCGGCCGAGAGCCTGGTCCGCTGTCTTGACACGAACATCAAAACGCGAAGCCTCGCTGCCTGGTGGTACAACGTTAGCTGTAGGTCTGGCCTGGACAAGTGTTGGACTTGGCATCTCGGACTGACAGCTCAGACTTGCACACATGCGGCAGCGTCCTGCTTATGGGCCAACTGTGCTCCTTTGACGAAGGCCTGATAAACCGGGAGTCACTCACAGCAAGCTGGGATCTGTGCCTGCGTTGTTTGTCTCAATACACGGGACTGAGCAGTATTGCAAACAACTCTTTCAACTTGCTCCAGCAAAGCACCAAGAGGTTGCTGGCAGAGAGGGTATGTCCTAACGGCCATCTTTTTTAGCAACCGGTGCTGACAAGCAGGATCGACCGGGGGCGGCAGATATGGAGAACGGGCGTTTGCAGGGCCGGATATGGGCAGCACCAAACCAAACTGGCGTACGACCAAGTAACACTCCTGCAGGAACGGGGCTCGACCTCCAGAACAGGTCACTGTCCGCAACATTGGTTGGAGGGGAGCCTTCGACCTTGACTACCACGGGGCAAGTAAAGACGAGCGGTGTCAATCTTCCAGAGGACAGTCTGGAGGCAGAGTTATGGGGTGCCGGCGATCCTGCAGGGTTGGGAGAATGGGCTTTCATGCCGTACCTCTCGCAGGTAGCGCAGCTAGAGTCACTGCCCCAAGAGTTCCAGGGATTCGACATCTTCAATATCGAGTAGCTGCGAGGATGTAGTGCTGTTTGTCACGGGATGGTAACAGTGAGGGACCCAGCGATGGACCTGGTGACACCGAGGCAACTTGGTCGCTCCCTGCCTTGTACTCAGTTGGCAGCGATGGTCCAAGAAGCCACAGAAGGCGCCAAGCCGACCGGAGCACATCCCAGGCAAAAATGGCTGACCCTAACAGCCAGCCTGGAGAGCGGGAAGGTATAGGCAAGGTGGCGCCCCTGTAAATAGATGTAGAGGTCGGTCTGGCTTTTGGGGATGTGCAAACTTGTCCAGCAGATTTTGCTTTGTGAGACGAATAACACAGTCTACTACAGGGGTGcagggaggggagaggggggggaaACCGTTGAGAAGACTGAAATGGACCTCAGTGCGCAATCAAGGTTAGTGACATGGTGTACATCGATACAGATCGCTGCAACACTCTGCTACTGAACAAAGCGGATTGTCGCGGAGAGTGAAACAATGACGGGACCATTTGCACCCGCGGCACCCAACTGCGGTCGATCCGCTCTATCCCTCACTCCTAACGCATGGACTTGGCCAGCACATGCAGAACACCGACAGAGGTGGCATTCCGTGATCTCGAACAGGGTGACACTCCGCGATCATCATCATGAATAACAGTGAAACTGTTGGAATGAGGTATGAAGAGAGTGCAGAAAACTAGTGACTACGAGCGAAGCACAGATATATATATGATTCGTACGATCAAACCTGAGATTGCACGAACCTTCGTACGATCTACCCTGAGTATGCACAAGGCTTCGAGGCTATCCAACACTCCCACTACTCGAAGGGTGAGTCGAACCTGTTGAGCCTAGAATTGAGGACTTGCCGGAGCCACACAAGTCCAAGGCGATCGAGCGCGATGCCCGCTTCAAGGAGTACCTCGAGGACCGGAAGGGTTGGGTtgaccgccgcgccgccgactcTCAGGAGCGCGCCGTCAAGAACGTCGAGATCGCAAAGGATATCCGCGCGCGGTGGCTCGGTGGTTCGAAGGAGTAAGGGCTTCAGTCTCGCGGCCCATCTTGTTTATAGAGCAGCGCGACGATGGCTACATTACTGGTAGCGCCACGCTGTGTCATATCGGTGCAATGAATTGGATGTCACATGCATAGGTTAACCggagcttgacgaggtcagCGGGAAATAGGTGATCAGACGATCTGCCACGAGCTCACATCATCAATAATACGACTCTTGAGGAGCATCTCATACCGCCCGCAGGTGTTAGCCCATGGGAAGTCATCTGCCCGTGAAAGTCATCTGCCCGTGGAAGTCATCTGCCGCGTGGAGAAGAATTCATGCATCCTGCACCTACTCGTATAGAGAATACACCGTGCACTCGGCTAGACGCGTCCGCGCTGGCACCTGCATCGCGATGAACCAGAAATCGCCAAAGTCGATCTCTTTGCTAGGCATCACGACAGCCATTCCCTGCTGTgtctcgtcgccgttgaGGAGACGACCGGTGCGCAGCTCGCCCCTGTCGTCCACTTCCTTCTCGTCAAAGGAGAGTAGGCCAGTGTACGTTGCGTCCTTCCGGTTGGACGAGAACTTGATCTGGTACCCCGCACCGATGAGGAAGAACTTGTTGCTAGCCGTTTGGATAATGATGCCATACGCCGCAGCCGGGTGCCCGTgaacctcggcgcgctctACCAGGAGGCCCCATTCGCCAAAATGCAGCGTGCGTGCGGGGGACGGGTCGGGGCTTCCGGGCGCAAAGGCGTCAAAGTGGAAGCCGTCCATGGGATAGCCCTGGACGCGTGCGTCGAGAATGTGCGGTGCGGCCTGCTTGAGCAAAAGGTAATGCTCGGTGTATGGTGTCTCGCCGCTGTCGATCGCGAACGGAGATGTCCCCAGAGCGTTGAATCGCCCAATGGCCGACCACAGCCGGATTGCACCAAACTCGTCCCGTCGCTGCTCGGGGATAAACAGCGGCTGGCCACGGTGCGAGTACAACGCACACGTCGAGTCGTATCCATCCATGTAGATGTCAGGCGAGAAAAAGTCGATGGCCGGCGCAAACTCCATCCAGATGTCAAGCACCGTCTCGACCGGGCCACCGGAAGGGTACGCACCCGGGAAAATGCCGCCAAAGCCGACGACTGTTGCCCCGTCCACCTCGGCACCATCCGGAATGTTGCGCAGCCACGCGTTGGTGTAGTGCGGGATCGGGTAGGCGGCCTTTCCTGCAGCCGCAACAGCGCCTACGTACTTGGCATAGTGGTATGCCATGAACAGCTCGTCGGTGGACTTGCTCTTGCCAAATGCCTCTTCCCATGTGGAAGTAGCCTTGATGGAACCAGCTTTCCGCTGCTCGGCGAAGGTGGTCCGGATCGTACTGTTCATAGTCTCCCACTGCTTGTCGAACAACTCAACAAGGTCTGCAGGCACAGGTGCCTCAAACGCAGCATTCGCGAGTTCGCTCCGGTCGCGCGAGTCGCCCAGCAGACCTGTCTCGTTCTCAACCTGGACCATGATCACGGTTCCGTGTGCGCCGTCAACCTCACGGACATGCTCCATCAGGCGCTTGAACGCGTTCGCGTCAGCATCCCGGGAGCGATTCTTGGGGTCAAAGACAGAGAGGTAGTTGGCGGTTTGGGGGATGGCGCCGACCTTTTGGCGAGGAAAGCGTTTGGGATCAAGTTTGACCCACGCTGGCGGGTACTGCGAGGCTCCTAGTTGGTCAGACGGGGTTGAAATCACAACGTACCGTTCTTGAAAGAACCAAACCACAGTAGCACCAGGCGAATGTCGTGCGCGCGGGCATCAACAATGATCTGGTCCAGCTCGGAAAAGTCAAACTGGCCCTCAACCGGCTCGATCTGGTCCCACGGtacgccgccgaggacTGTGTTGACGTTGGCGCGCTGCATCTCGGGCCACACTGTGCGCATAAagcttgccgagctcatgGACGAGTTGTTGagctcgccggcgcgcaTCATGAACGGTTTGCCGTccacgacgagctggtggaCACCGGCGCGGAGCTTCTCGAGGCGGGGTTGAAGGGAGACCATGTTGTTGGAGTTGGATTGGAACAGAGAGGTCACATCCCGGCGTATTTGTGTctgcgcggcctcgacttGCGGTAGACCGGCGGTTATCGAGCGG of Cutaneotrichosporon cavernicola HIS019 DNA, chromosome: 4 contains these proteins:
- a CDS encoding uncharacterized protein (Fungal specific transcription factor domain) — translated: MAEPSSKRARPNVPDRDDPAARGPRHPATRKRAPLACEECRVRKRRCDGAVPICGGCTKRKTTCIYLAELRERSWQQGMIQSLRSRLGELEEAERLQQQQQSNNVGDQTDSQRRRTTRRDPVLDREPTSDVEQGVSNQNAGHEASTQACNTIATQNPSLANASGMDMETWLFDDARATASPRPGSPGNNGVGALGTAQSPPLPATDVNRPGTQELPAVAHVPGSSTVWVGNVGRPSSQASPSASSHRLEAPNTQTLMSPIDRTISLVSAPIHSGLKTVSSVAGAASAVPQKCTCDRFLRTTQWTLPLRRQADDLVRLYFTRVHRTYTILHRPTFMKQYEQLWEPAPSGTELSPYASNCLGLCRQKGLDKTFPAMVNVVFALASLFGPNPPEQNSARAEAFFNVTQQIDLLDVIDEDGGIELVQLLLLMGYYLQTTEKFSKCWNIAGLAIRMAQNMGLQLSPNDARRKGCPTPSLTQREVEMRVRVWYGCVLLDREISALFGRTSMIRSDQLRLPLPEAIDDEYLSEDKAKRNSQPENCPSTVESFIETIKLYAILGQVLDRDESTDMARTPRPDALSSGHADAQSLLDLDTMIMEWRDSLPPHLQYDPTAEDGRSGNALIPDGFLAPALRLHVRFLHVRVLILRGALEHLLKQRHIFPPTQAKTSPGVGRVQDWMLSGIAAQCVLSAESLVRCLDTNIKTRSLAAWWYNVSYLHTCGSVLLMGQLCSFDEGLINRESLTASWDLIANNSFNLLQQSTKRLLAERDRPGAADMENGRLQGRIWAAPNQTGVRPSNTPAGTGLDLQNRSLSATLVGGEPSTLTTTGQVKTSGVNLPEDSLEAELWGAGDPAGLGEWAFMPYLSQVAQLESLPQEFQGFDIFNIE
- a CDS encoding uncharacterized protein (Beta-galactosidase); this translates as MVSLQPRLEKLRAGVHQLVVDGKPFMMRAGELNNSSMSSASFMRTVWPEMQRANVNTVLGGVPWDQIEPVEGQFDFSELDQIIVDARAHDIRLVLLWFGSFKNGASQYPPAWVKLDPKRFPRQKVGAIPQTANYLSVFDPKNRSRDADANAFKRLMEHVREVDGAHGTVIMVQVENETGLLGDSRDRSELANAAFEAPVPADLVELFDKQWETMNSTIRTTFAEQRKAGSIKATSTWEEAFGKSKSTDELFMAYHYAKYVGAVAAAGKAAYPIPHYTNAWLRNIPDGAEVDGATVVGFGGIFPGAYPSGGPVETVLDIWMEFAPAIDFFSPDIYMDGYDSTCALYSHRGQPLFIPEQRRDEFGAIRLWSAIGRFNALGTSPFAIDSGETPYTEHYLLLKQAAPHILDARVQGYPMDGFHFDAFAPGSPDPSPARTLHFGEWGLLVERAEVHGHPAAAYGIIIQTASNKFFLIGAGYQIKFSSNRKDATYTGLLSFDEKEVDDRGELRTGRLLNGDETQQGMAVVMPSKEIDFGDFWFIAMQVPARTRLAECTVYSLYE